One genomic segment of Salminus brasiliensis chromosome 6, fSalBra1.hap2, whole genome shotgun sequence includes these proteins:
- the mecp2 gene encoding methyl-CpG-binding protein 2, protein MAAAESGEERLGEGKGEDQEGSKEKTQKQKKSKKERQDVERAEATVSAPPTVTAPAQADDGQRAEAGQSEPLAPEAGAAQGTPESSSSAKQRRSIIRDRGPLYDDPSLPQGWTRKLKQRKSGRSAGKFDVYLINPEGKAFRSKVELMAYFQKVGDTTTDPNDFDFTVTGRGSPSRREKRPPKKPKVVKPSGRGRGRPKGSGKVRQATEGVAVKRVVEKSPGKLLVKMPFVAPKTEAGSPSGQVAVAKLRPGRKRKAEKEPPSVPKKRGRKPAAAAQSAAGAGSSVAYAAAAMVSAEAKKKVQKESAAKPVQEKALPIKKRKTRETMEEAEGSTSTAPEGTAPSSGMSVAKRPTVQPVPPAGAESEMGQKLHKHLGRKHKETQDPGNGSSGSGSSGPKSHKKRDQRGQHFKHLHHHHHHHQHHLPVMEPSTFTPQAHQLSLGHSTQGGPPAPIPLPIQVENEPQDLSTSRPRQEPLACREEARTDSRAARDTPAAGKMVAVELRAAQQQQQQQQQQQQQQQQQQQQQQQQQQQQQHGTVTGEGKELRDIVPPSAVPRPSREETVESRTPVSERVS, encoded by the exons AGGTGAGGGGAAGGGGGAGGACCAGGAGGGCTCTAAAGAGAAGAcgcagaagcagaagaagagcAAAAAGGAGCGGCAGGATGTGGAGAGAGCCGAGGCCACCGTCTCGGCGCCTCCCACCGTCACGGCCCCGGCCCAGGCTGATGACGGACAGCGCGCGGAAGCGGGGCAGTCCGAGCCCTTGGCTCCCGAAGCCGGAGCGGCTCAAGGCACTCCGGAGTCTTCTTCCTCCGCCAAGCAGCGGCGCTCCATCATTCGGGATCGGGGGCCACTGTACGATGACCCTTCGCTGCCCCAGGGCTGGACGCGCAAGCTGAAACAGAGAAAGTCGGGGAGATCTGCTGGCAAATTCGACGTCTACCTGATCAA CCCAGAAGGGAAAGCCTTCCGTTCCAAAGTGGAGCTCATGGCGTACTTCCAAAAGGTGGGAGACACCACCACAGACCCAAATGACTTTGACTTTACGGTCACAGGGCGGGGTAGCCCCTCTCGGAGGGAGAAGAGACCGCCGAAGAAGCCAAAAGTGGTCAAACCGTCAGGGCGAGGAAGGGGCCGACCGAAGGGAAGCGGAAAGGTACGGCAGGCCACGGAAGGCGTGGCAGTGAAACGCGTGGTAGAGAAGAGTCCGGGGAAACTCCTCGTCAAGATGCCCTTTGTAGCCCCCAAAACTGAAGCAGGATCTCCTTCGGGGCAAGTTGCCGTTGCCAAACTGCGCCCGGGGCGCAAGAGGAAAGCCGAGAAGGAGCCGCCGAGCGTCCCCAAGAAGCGCGGCCGGAAACCTGCAGCCGCCGCTCAGTCTGCTGCCGGGGCAGGTTCCAGCGTGGCCTACGCGGCCGCTGCCATGGTCTCAGCCGAGGCCAAgaaaaaagtgcagaaggagTCGGCAGCCAAGCCTGTTCAGGAGAAGGCGCTTCCCATCAAGAAGCGCAAAACGCGGGAGACCATGGAGGAGGCGGAGGGGTCCACCAGCACCGCGCCCGAGGGCACGGCGCCAAGCAGTGGCATGAGCGTAGCTAAGCGTCCCACGGTGCAGCCGGTGCCCCCTGCTGGAGCGGAGTCTGAAATGGGACAAAAGCTTCACAAGCACTTGGGCAGGAAGCACAAGGAGACGCAGGATCCCGGAAATGGAAGCAGTGGGAGCGGCAGCAGTGGCCCCAAGAGCCACAAGAAGAGAGATCAGAGAGGGCAGCACTTCAAACAccttcaccaccatcaccaccatcaccaacaCCACCTGCCGGTGATGGAGCCTTCCACGTTCACCCCACAGGCCCACCAGCTCTCCCTCGGCCACTCCACGCAAGGGGGACCCCCGGCGCCTATTCCTCTGCCCATCCAGGTGGAGAACGAGCCCCAGGACTTGAGCACCTCCAGGCCCAGGCAGGAGCCGCTAGCCTGCAGGGAGGAGGCCAGAACCGACAGCCGCGCCGCCAGAGACACTCCAGCAGCCGGCAAGATGGTGGCCGTAGAGCTGCGAGcagcccaacagcagcagcagcagcagcagcagcagcagcagcagcaacaacaacaacaacaacaacaacaacaacagcagcagcagcagcagcacggcACTGTGACGGGCGAGGGGAAGGAGCTGAGAGACATTGTTCCTCCCTCCGCCGTTCCCAGGCCGAGCCGGGAAGAAACGGTGGAGTCCAGGACACCTGTGAGTGAACGCGtgagctga